A part of Pseudoalteromonas arctica A 37-1-2 genomic DNA contains:
- the rlmM gene encoding 23S rRNA (cytidine(2498)-2'-O)-methyltransferase RlmM, with protein sequence MSSVVIYCRSGFESDAAAEITFHAAEQGFAGYVKAKPNTGYVVYECFEAHHSDEIIKKVDFKNMVFARQWFAGTLLENMPVEDRVSAVVEAAKDFTLCSELRVETPDTNEGKELLTFCKKISTPLKKALEKQNTVLREPKANRPVMHVMFLTNNTAYVGYSYSFNNSPFFMGILRLRMPSDAPSRSTLKLDEAFNVFIPEQQRESRVAAGMRSVDLGACPGGWTYQLVRRGMFVSAIDNGPMNDDLMQTGQVKHFRADGFKYRPEKRNITWLVCDMVEKPTKVTTLMIDWAVNAYAKEFIFNLKLPMKKRFDSVYECLSMIRKELEKHSINYELQAKHLYHDREEITVHLNVTKVPQNLYS encoded by the coding sequence ATGTCTAGTGTTGTGATTTATTGTCGTAGTGGTTTTGAAAGCGATGCCGCTGCTGAAATAACGTTTCATGCTGCAGAGCAGGGTTTTGCAGGGTATGTAAAAGCAAAGCCAAATACAGGTTATGTTGTTTACGAATGTTTTGAAGCGCATCACAGCGACGAAATAATCAAAAAAGTCGATTTTAAAAATATGGTGTTTGCACGCCAATGGTTTGCCGGTACATTACTTGAAAACATGCCAGTAGAGGACCGTGTAAGTGCAGTAGTTGAAGCTGCTAAAGATTTTACATTGTGCTCAGAGCTGCGCGTAGAAACGCCAGATACAAATGAAGGCAAAGAGCTTTTAACGTTCTGTAAAAAAATATCAACGCCGCTTAAAAAAGCCCTCGAAAAACAAAATACAGTACTGCGTGAGCCAAAAGCAAACCGCCCAGTAATGCATGTCATGTTTTTAACAAACAATACGGCTTATGTTGGTTACTCGTATAGCTTTAATAATTCTCCATTTTTCATGGGTATTTTACGCCTTCGTATGCCAAGCGATGCACCGAGTCGTTCAACGTTAAAACTCGACGAAGCGTTTAATGTATTTATTCCTGAGCAACAACGTGAATCACGCGTGGCAGCAGGTATGCGCAGTGTTGATTTAGGTGCATGCCCGGGTGGTTGGACTTATCAGCTTGTACGCCGAGGTATGTTTGTAAGTGCGATTGATAACGGCCCAATGAATGACGATTTAATGCAAACGGGTCAAGTTAAACATTTTAGAGCCGATGGTTTTAAATATCGCCCAGAAAAAAGAAATATTACTTGGTTAGTGTGCGATATGGTGGAAAAACCAACCAAAGTGACTACGCTAATGATTGACTGGGCAGTAAATGCATACGCAAAAGAGTTTATATTTAACTTAAAACTACCTATGAAAAAACGCTTTGATAGTGTTTATGAATGTCTTTCGATGATAAGAAAAGAGCTTGAGAAACATAGCATTAATTACGAGTTACAAGCTAAACATCTCTATCATGATCGTGAGGAAATAACCGTTCATTTAAACGTTACTAAGGTGCCACAAAATTTGTATAGTTAA
- a CDS encoding DUF423 domain-containing protein produces the protein MIKLFLMAGSIFCMLSVMLGAFAAHGLKSRLSEYSLGVFKTAAEYQMVHGLALIAVAILIKWGINLSWAGGFFITGTLLFSGSLYLLALTDMKWLGPITPLGGLCFIIGWIVILVQVARFKF, from the coding sequence ATGATTAAATTATTTTTAATGGCCGGCAGTATTTTTTGTATGCTCTCGGTTATGTTAGGTGCATTTGCTGCCCATGGTTTAAAAAGCCGTTTATCGGAGTATTCATTAGGGGTTTTTAAAACTGCTGCTGAGTATCAAATGGTGCATGGCCTTGCACTTATTGCGGTCGCTATTTTAATTAAATGGGGCATAAACCTGAGTTGGGCTGGTGGCTTTTTTATAACGGGCACACTACTTTTTAGTGGCAGTTTATATTTACTCGCTCTAACAGATATGAAGTGGCTAGGGCCGATAACACCGCTTGGTGGATTGTGCTTTATTATTGGTTGGATTGTTATTTTAGTGCAAGTCGCACGATTTAAGTTTTAA
- a CDS encoding PKD domain-containing protein, with amino-acid sequence MVKNNINKWLSLLFLSLLITGCGGGGEGSDSTTPSGNAAPSVTLSVSSNVIVSNQSFTITALASDSDGQIANYQWQQLSGPEFTFIVNGNTLTATAPSVTTDTTFSFSVTVTDNSGATVQQVFSGTITSQNNAPTVNITGPSSALANTQVSLVANAQDTDGTISTISWIQSAGDNVDFSQSDGVLSFTAPNVSENTTLGFSVTVTDNAGKSAQASKTVLINQVNSAPTVIVTGPEKAEKDDSVTLVADAQDSDGSINSITWQQTSGPVVELTQTETSISFNAPTVAQNTNVTFVVTVTDDDNATNNAQKIVVILAPNNPPTADDVNINVQYNQATEFSLVVSDADNDSVQIDFGDDLNGAQISVIDDQALRFSYTPPANSITPQSYTLKATDTKDTTEFVLNVTVVDSTPATISNVTPQNSNEPVFVDSPVSITFSDIMLVSTLAVNSSSGTCTGSVQVSADNFTTCLALTIESLSGTTSDTSTYFHTVNLSASFDEDTQYIVRVTADLANFDSTTILAQTATSFTTSSQDIKITELSSVQFSNDLPWIELYNGTGATVNLQDYSLKARSINMSDSTLSDEQVFTLPNKELLNGAYIILQSRFGDDFLASASLNNTKLVLVGSANDQIRPYWYINGFAELLNSAGTQTIDFVKFGNSTQEPVTASQWQGENAAQIPPEQGASLKRTLGATDTNQNTDWNYSVFNTPAGPNDITCSIDDDEDGIPDCAEVEGATFGGLPLYEWGARTSQKDIFIEIDYMDSSDVGITPHRTALEKIVSVFASKGYTVHFDVGDLFDQNSDIAPQNFDLGGGNVVPFNSYTPFEYDLSSPNLFAYKMEYTDITRRPIFHYLLMASSGNEDGSISGSGIAEISGNDLMVTMGGWGLTLDTQIATNVTYNYQASTIFHELGHNLGLYHGGDEEVNFKPNHLSSMNYLYQLAGLSTIGNNEGDRYYERFYPGNASCDITPNTNSHLGSTDDFIIDYSSGSSADLNESTILEAQGLNRNGSLPVDFNCNAINTESLTSFDTNQDNTISILSDVNEWSMLNLQFYMQSAGNRFGVPNTNNSKVYNLQSSPTNIETLPSYIKEAQPSSAIIAELKAIKEQ; translated from the coding sequence GTGGTAAAAAACAATATTAATAAATGGCTAAGTTTACTTTTTTTATCACTTTTAATCACAGGTTGTGGCGGCGGCGGAGAAGGTAGTGATTCAACTACGCCCTCTGGTAACGCTGCGCCCAGTGTTACGCTCTCTGTTAGTAGTAACGTTATTGTCTCTAACCAATCGTTTACTATTACTGCGCTTGCAAGTGATAGTGACGGGCAAATAGCCAATTATCAATGGCAACAACTTAGTGGTCCTGAATTTACATTTATTGTTAATGGCAATACGCTTACAGCTACTGCACCGAGTGTAACCACTGACACGACCTTTAGTTTTTCAGTTACTGTTACTGATAATTCAGGTGCTACTGTACAACAAGTATTTTCAGGCACTATCACTTCTCAAAATAATGCACCTACAGTTAATATTACAGGCCCAAGTAGTGCACTTGCTAACACACAAGTAAGCTTAGTTGCTAACGCTCAAGATACAGATGGAACCATAAGCACTATTAGTTGGATTCAGTCTGCGGGAGATAATGTTGATTTTAGCCAATCAGATGGTGTACTTAGTTTTACTGCCCCCAATGTATCTGAAAATACAACGCTAGGCTTTAGCGTAACCGTAACTGACAATGCTGGTAAAAGCGCTCAAGCGAGTAAAACGGTTTTAATTAATCAAGTAAATAGCGCGCCAACAGTCATTGTTACAGGCCCAGAAAAAGCTGAAAAAGATGACAGTGTAACCCTAGTTGCAGATGCACAAGACAGCGATGGTAGTATTAATAGCATAACCTGGCAGCAAACAAGTGGCCCTGTAGTTGAACTTACCCAAACAGAAACAAGTATTAGCTTTAATGCGCCCACTGTTGCGCAAAATACCAATGTAACGTTTGTAGTAACTGTTACCGATGACGATAACGCTACAAATAACGCCCAGAAAATAGTTGTAATATTAGCCCCAAATAACCCACCGACTGCCGATGATGTAAATATAAATGTGCAATATAACCAAGCCACAGAATTTAGCTTAGTGGTTAGCGACGCGGATAACGATAGCGTACAGATTGACTTTGGTGATGATTTAAATGGAGCGCAAATCAGTGTTATTGATGACCAAGCCTTACGTTTTAGTTACACACCTCCTGCAAACAGTATCACTCCACAAAGCTATACGTTAAAGGCGACTGATACAAAAGACACAACTGAATTTGTATTGAATGTTACCGTTGTTGATTCAACGCCCGCTACAATTAGTAATGTAACGCCCCAAAATAGTAATGAACCAGTATTTGTAGATAGCCCTGTTAGCATTACATTTTCAGATATTATGCTCGTGAGTACTTTAGCCGTTAACTCTAGCAGTGGTACTTGTACTGGAAGCGTACAAGTGTCAGCAGATAATTTTACTACTTGCTTGGCCTTAACTATTGAAAGTTTGTCGGGTACTACCAGCGACACAAGTACTTATTTTCATACTGTAAATTTAAGCGCAAGCTTTGATGAAGACACTCAATATATTGTTCGTGTTACAGCTGATTTAGCTAATTTTGATAGCACAACTATTTTGGCGCAAACTGCCACCTCGTTTACAACTTCTAGCCAAGATATAAAAATAACAGAGCTTTCATCTGTGCAATTTAGTAATGACTTACCTTGGATTGAACTTTATAACGGCACCGGTGCGACAGTAAATTTACAAGACTACTCTCTTAAAGCTCGCAGTATTAATATGTCTGATAGTACGTTGAGTGATGAGCAAGTATTTACGCTGCCTAATAAAGAGCTTTTAAATGGCGCCTATATTATTTTACAAAGCCGCTTTGGCGATGACTTTTTAGCAAGTGCGTCATTAAATAACACTAAGCTTGTGCTTGTTGGTAGCGCGAATGATCAAATTAGGCCTTATTGGTACATAAATGGTTTTGCAGAATTACTTAATAGTGCGGGTACACAAACTATCGACTTTGTTAAGTTTGGAAATTCAACCCAAGAGCCTGTAACAGCCTCGCAGTGGCAAGGCGAAAATGCTGCACAAATACCGCCAGAGCAGGGCGCCAGCTTAAAGCGTACGCTCGGCGCAACCGATACTAACCAAAATACAGACTGGAACTACTCAGTATTCAATACTCCGGCAGGGCCTAATGATATAACTTGCTCAATAGATGATGATGAAGACGGTATTCCAGATTGCGCAGAGGTAGAGGGGGCAACATTTGGTGGGCTGCCTTTATATGAATGGGGAGCGCGTACTTCACAAAAAGATATATTTATTGAAATAGATTATATGGATAGTAGTGATGTTGGAATAACGCCTCATCGAACTGCACTTGAAAAAATTGTTAGTGTATTTGCAAGTAAAGGCTATACCGTTCATTTTGATGTAGGTGACTTATTTGATCAAAATAGCGATATTGCGCCGCAAAACTTTGATTTAGGTGGCGGAAATGTTGTCCCTTTTAATAGTTATACTCCGTTTGAGTACGATTTAAGTAGCCCTAATTTGTTTGCTTATAAAATGGAATATACCGATATAACCCGCAGACCCATCTTTCATTACTTATTAATGGCAAGTAGTGGAAATGAAGATGGCAGTATTAGTGGGTCGGGTATTGCTGAGATCAGCGGTAATGATTTAATGGTAACTATGGGCGGCTGGGGCTTAACGCTCGATACGCAAATAGCAACCAATGTAACTTATAATTATCAAGCATCAACTATCTTTCATGAGCTAGGCCATAACTTAGGCTTATACCATGGTGGCGATGAAGAGGTTAACTTTAAGCCTAATCATTTAAGCTCTATGAATTATTTATATCAATTAGCGGGTTTATCAACAATAGGTAATAACGAAGGCGATCGTTATTATGAGCGTTTTTATCCCGGCAATGCTAGCTGCGATATTACACCAAATACTAATAGTCATTTAGGCTCTACAGATGATTTTATTATTGATTATTCAAGTGGTAGTTCAGCAGATTTAAATGAGAGCACAATACTTGAAGCACAGGGGCTAAATCGAAATGGCTCACTACCTGTTGATTTTAACTGTAATGCAATTAACACCGAAAGCTTAACCAGCTTTGATACTAACCAAGATAATACAATATCAATACTTAGTGATGTAAATGAGTGGAGCATGCTTAATTTGCAGTTTTATATGCAAAGTGCAGGTAATCGATTTGGCGTGCCAAATACTAATAATAGTAAGGTGTATAATTTACAAAGCTCACCTACTAATATTGAAACGCTGCCCAGTTATATAAAAGAAGCGCAGCCAAGTAGTGCAATTATTGCTGAGTTAAAAGCAATTAAAGAGCAATAG